The Acidimicrobiales bacterium genomic sequence GCCCGAGCGCGACATCGAGGACCTTCGTCAGGGGGGTGCCTACGAGGTGCTCGATCCCGACGAGGCGGTGGCTCTGTTGCGCCGCCTCGGACCCGGGGGGCGGCTGTCGTTGAACCCGTTGCTGTCCGGCATCGACCCCGCCGCCGCCTGGGCCATGCTCGACCTCTTCGACCGCGAGGTCCTGGGCCGGATGTGAACCGTGCCACGGCCCGGTGCCGCCGACCCGTTTGGAATCGCGGGACCGGGACCGCTATCGTGACCTCTTCGTGCGTCGGGGTCCCCCGGGACGATCGACCGCACACCATCGTCGTCGCAATTGACGTCTGCGCCGGCCCACCTCCGTGGGTACCCCGCAGCACAACCGAATGGCGCTCCGCCGGGTCCTGCCCGTGCGGAGCGCTCGCGTGAACGCCCCACCTCGGTGGGGGAGGCGAACGCAAGCAGCCCACAGAAGGAACGTTGCCGGTATGGCCAACAAAGCAGTGGTCGGCGAGAAGGTCGGCATGACCCAGGTCTGGGACGACGAGAACCGCGTCGTGCCCGTGACCGTGCTGCGGGTCGTCCCGATGCGCATCGTGCAGATCAAGACCCGCGAGACCGACGGCTACGACGCCGTGCAGGTCACGTTCGGCGAGCGGGACAGTCGCAAGCTCAACCAGCCCGATCGGGGCCACTACGAGACCGCCGGCGTCCGGCCCGGCACCCGCCTGCTCGAGCTGCGCCTCGACGACGTGTCCGGGTTCGAGGTCGGCCAGGAGATCACCGTCGACACCCTCGCCGCCGGCGAGCTGGTCGACGTCACCGCCATCAGCAAGGGCAAGGGCTTCGCCGGCGTCATGAAGCGGCACAACTTCTCCGGCCAGAAGGCCTCCCACGGCGCCCATCGCATCCACCGGGCCCCGGGCTCCATCGGCGCCTGCGCCACACCGGCCCGGGTCTTCAAGGGCACCCGCATGGCGGGCCGGATGGGTGCCGAGAAGGTCACGACCCTGAACCTGCGGGTGGTCTCCTCGGACGCCGAGAAGAACCTCCTCCTGGTCCGGGGCGCCGTCCCCGGCCCCAAGGGCGGGATCGTCGTCGTGCGCGACGCCGTCAAGGCTGCGACCAAGGGCGGTGCGTGATGGCGAGCGTCGAACTCAGGACCCCGACCGGTACGGCCACCGGATCCGTCGACCTCGACGATGCGTTCTTCGGCATCGAGCCCAACGTCGCCGTCATGCACCAGGTCGTCACCGCCCAGCTCGCCGCCGCCCGCGCCGGCACGCAGAGCACCAAGACCCGCGCCGAGGTGCGTGGTGGTGGGGCCAAGCCCTGGAAGCAGAAGGGCACCGGACGGGCCCGCGCCGGCTCGAGCCGCAGCCCCATCTGGATCGGCGGCGGCGTGGCCCACGGACCCAAGCCGCGCTCCTACGCCCAGCGCACCCCCAAGAAGATGATCAAGCTGGCGCTGCGGTCGGCGTTGTCCGATCGTGCCGCCGAGGGTCAGGTCCTCGTCGTCGACGAGTGGGCGTTCGACCAGCCGAGCACCAAGGGTGCGGTCGCCGCGCTCGCCGCGCTCGGCGCCGAGGGCCGGGTGCTCGTGGTCCTGTCCCGCGACGACGAGACGGCCCGCAAGAGCTTCCGGAACCTCCAGCACGTCCACGTGCTCGAGGTCGGCGAGCTGAACACCTACGACGTCCTGGTGAGCGACGTCGTCGTCTTCACCAAGGCCAGCCTCCCCACCTCCGCTCCCGCCGACGGGCCCACCGAGGGCTCCCCGGCCGAGCCCGACGCCGAGGACGCCTCGTGAAGAACCCCCGCGACGTCATCATCCGCCCGGTGGTGAGCGAGAAGAGCTACGGCCTGCTCGACACCAACGTCTACACCTTCGTCGTCCACCCCGACGCCAGCAAGCCCGAGATCCACGACGCCGTCGAGTCGATCTTCGGCGTGAAGGTGGTCAAGGTGAACACCCTC encodes the following:
- the rplC gene encoding 50S ribosomal protein L3, whose product is MANKAVVGEKVGMTQVWDDENRVVPVTVLRVVPMRIVQIKTRETDGYDAVQVTFGERDSRKLNQPDRGHYETAGVRPGTRLLELRLDDVSGFEVGQEITVDTLAAGELVDVTAISKGKGFAGVMKRHNFSGQKASHGAHRIHRAPGSIGACATPARVFKGTRMAGRMGAEKVTTLNLRVVSSDAEKNLLLVRGAVPGPKGGIVVVRDAVKAATKGGA
- the rplD gene encoding 50S ribosomal protein L4; amino-acid sequence: MASVELRTPTGTATGSVDLDDAFFGIEPNVAVMHQVVTAQLAAARAGTQSTKTRAEVRGGGAKPWKQKGTGRARAGSSRSPIWIGGGVAHGPKPRSYAQRTPKKMIKLALRSALSDRAAEGQVLVVDEWAFDQPSTKGAVAALAALGAEGRVLVVLSRDDETARKSFRNLQHVHVLEVGELNTYDVLVSDVVVFTKASLPTSAPADGPTEGSPAEPDAEDAS
- the rplW gene encoding 50S ribosomal protein L23, whose amino-acid sequence is MKNPRDVIIRPVVSEKSYGLLDTNVYTFVVHPDASKPEIHDAVESIFGVKVVKVNTLNRDGKRKRNRRTGTWGARPDTKRAFVTLADGDRIDLFEG